The DNA segment GGAAAATGATGGTTTTAAAAATATAATAAAATTTGCAGATTCCCTAAAAAAAGAAAAATATGATTATGTATTTGATCTCCATGCTAAATTAAGGTCTAAACTGATAACTAAGAGACTTGGGGTAACTACTTATACATATAAGAAAAGAGCATGGTGGAAATCGATTTTGGTCAATGCCGGACTGACAAAATATGAAGTAGATGATACAATAGTAAAAAATTACTTTGGTGCATTTAAAGATTTTGGAATTGAGTATAAAGGTGAGGATCTGGAATTTGTATATGGTGACAATGATAGATTCAAAGAGTATAGAAACTATCCTGTAATGGCACCTGGAGCTTCTAAAGAGACAAAGAAGTGGACTGTAGAGGGGTTTGGACGTCTTGCTAAGATGATATTTGAAAAGCATAAGGTTCAGACAATTCTTTTAGGTGGCAGAGGGGATATAAAAAAATGTAATGAGATAAACAGAATAAGTGGAGGTCACTGTATAAATCTTGCTGGAAAGCTGACTTTAAAAGAGAGTGGGGCTATTTTGTCCCTTGGTAGATTTTTAGTTACCAATGACTCTGGTCCTTTTCATATAGCAAGAGGGGTAGGTTGTCCTACATTTGTAATATTCGGACCTACAAGTCCTGGAATGTTTGAGTTAGGAGAAAAGGATACCTTAGTTTATGCAGGAGTTCCATGCTCTCCATGTAGTCTGCATGGGGATAAAAAATGCCCTAAGAAGCATTTTAAATGTATGAAAGAGATAACAAGTGAAATGTTGTTTGATATGATAGAAACTAAAATAAAATGGGAGGAATAACTGTGGCAAAAGCAAAGAGCGGCGTTAATGAAAAAGAAAAAGCATTAGAAATGGCAATGAAACAGATAACAAAGGACTTTGGTGAAGGATCAATAATGAAACTTGGTTCTAATGAGAGTATGCATGTGGAAGTTATCCCTACTGGAAGTATCAACCTTGATATAGCATTAGGACAGGGTGGGGTACCTAGAGGTAGAGTAGTTGAGATATATGGTGCTGAAAGTTCAGGTAAAACTACAATAGCACTTCACATTGCAGCAGAAGCACAGAAGATGGGCGGAATAGTAGCTTTCATAGATGCCGAACATGCTTTAGATCCAGTATATGCAAAGGCTTTAGGAGTAGATGTTGACGAACTTTTAATATCACAGCCTGACTATGGGGAACAGGCTCTTGAAATAGCAGATATGCTAGTTAGATCAGGAGCAGTAGATTTAGTAGTAGTTGACTCAGTTGCAGCACTTGTACCAAAAGCTGAAATAGATGGAGAGATGTCAGATCAGCAGATGGGATTACAAGCTAGACTTATGTCTAAGGCACTTAGAAAACTTACTGCTACACTTAATAAATCTAAGACAACTATGATATTTATCAACCAAATCAGAGAAAAAATTGGTGGATTTGGATTTGGACCTCAAACTACAACTACAGGTGGTAAGGCACTAAAATTCTATTCAACTGTAAGAATGGAAGTAAAAAGAGTTGGAAGTGTAAAACAGGGTGACGAGGTAATAGGAAACGAAACTATTGTAAAAGTTACTAAAAACAAGGTAGCACCTCCATTTAAAGAGGCAGCTTTCCAAATTATGTATGGTAAAGGAATCTCAAGAGTTGGAGAGATATTAGATATCGCCCTTGCAAATGATATAGTATCAAAAGCTGGAGCATGGTTCAGTTTTGGAGATATAAGACTTGGACAAGGTAGAGAGAATGTAAAAATAAGACTTGAAGAGGATAAGGATATCCTAAATGCTATTGAAGCAGAGGTAAGAAAAGTATTGTATCCACCTAAAGAAGAGGAAGTTGAAGATAAAAAAGATGATAAAAAAGGTGGAAAAAAAGAGGAGAAAGTTGAAGAAGGAGCTCTAAAGTTTGATGAAGTGTAATCTTAAGGGAAACAAGCTTTATTTTGATGAGTATTTTTTTATTGATCTCAACAGAGACACAATTACAGAGTATGATTTGAAAAATAGAGATGAGATAACACATGATAAGTATTTGGAACTCATAAGGAAAAGAGCACTTAGCATGGCCTACTTTCTTTTGGCAAAAAGGGATTATTCAAGTAGAGAGCTTACAGATAAACTTATTGCAAAGTATAGAGAGAAAGAGATAATTCACAAGATTATAGATGAGTTTTGTGAAAGAGGCTATATTGATGATTATGAGTATGGAAGAATCTATGTGCAGACTCATAATTATGGAAAGAAAAAAATGGAGTATATGCTCTATCAAAAGGGGCTTACAAATGAGATGATATCTTCTCTAATGGCAGATAATGCTGATAGAGAGATTGAAGAGATAAAGAAACAATGGGTTAAATTGGGAAAAAAGGAAAAAGATAAGAAGATTCTTTCACTTATGAGAAAGGGTTTTGAATATCCTACTATTCAAAGAGCTATTC comes from the Fusobacterium sp. DD2 genome and includes:
- the recA gene encoding recombinase RecA, whose protein sequence is MGGITVAKAKSGVNEKEKALEMAMKQITKDFGEGSIMKLGSNESMHVEVIPTGSINLDIALGQGGVPRGRVVEIYGAESSGKTTIALHIAAEAQKMGGIVAFIDAEHALDPVYAKALGVDVDELLISQPDYGEQALEIADMLVRSGAVDLVVVDSVAALVPKAEIDGEMSDQQMGLQARLMSKALRKLTATLNKSKTTMIFINQIREKIGGFGFGPQTTTTGGKALKFYSTVRMEVKRVGSVKQGDEVIGNETIVKVTKNKVAPPFKEAAFQIMYGKGISRVGEILDIALANDIVSKAGAWFSFGDIRLGQGRENVKIRLEEDKDILNAIEAEVRKVLYPPKEEEVEDKKDDKKGGKKEEKVEEGALKFDEV
- a CDS encoding RecX family transcriptional regulator — protein: MKCNLKGNKLYFDEYFFIDLNRDTITEYDLKNRDEITHDKYLELIRKRALSMAYFLLAKRDYSSRELTDKLIAKYREKEIIHKIIDEFCERGYIDDYEYGRIYVQTHNYGKKKMEYMLYQKGLTNEMISSLMADNADREIEEIKKQWVKLGKKEKDKKILSLMRKGFEYPTIQRAIQEIEEN
- a CDS encoding glycosyltransferase family 9 protein — encoded protein: MSSIGDVLLTTPVLKAFKNKYPDAKIDFLVMDQFKEAISGSKYIDRIIVFKKKENDGFKNIIKFADSLKKEKYDYVFDLHAKLRSKLITKRLGVTTYTYKKRAWWKSILVNAGLTKYEVDDTIVKNYFGAFKDFGIEYKGEDLEFVYGDNDRFKEYRNYPVMAPGASKETKKWTVEGFGRLAKMIFEKHKVQTILLGGRGDIKKCNEINRISGGHCINLAGKLTLKESGAILSLGRFLVTNDSGPFHIARGVGCPTFVIFGPTSPGMFELGEKDTLVYAGVPCSPCSLHGDKKCPKKHFKCMKEITSEMLFDMIETKIKWEE